A single region of the Saprospiraceae bacterium genome encodes:
- the sucD gene encoding succinate--CoA ligase subunit alpha yields the protein MSVLVNKDSKIIVQGFTGKEGTFHASQMIEYGTNVVGGVTPGKGGTTHLDKPVFDTVADAVSKAGADTSIIFVPPPFAADAIMEAATAGIKVIICITEGIPVQDMVKVKAYINNYDCRLVGPNCPGVITPGEAKCGIMPGFIHNPGKIGIVSRSGTLTYEAVDQVTKAGLGQSTCIGIGGDPIVGTTTKDAVELLMNDPDTEGIIMIGEIGGSMEADAARYIKAYGTKPVVGFIAGQTAPKGRTMGHAGAIIGGADDTAEAKMKIMRECGLHVVTSPAEIGETMAALLRG from the coding sequence ATGTCAGTACTTGTTAATAAGGATTCAAAAATTATCGTACAAGGGTTTACGGGTAAAGAGGGAACCTTTCACGCCAGTCAAATGATTGAATACGGAACCAATGTAGTTGGTGGGGTAACACCAGGTAAAGGTGGAACAACTCATTTGGATAAGCCGGTCTTTGACACCGTAGCCGACGCGGTCTCCAAGGCAGGTGCGGATACCTCCATTATTTTTGTACCGCCACCTTTTGCTGCTGATGCGATTATGGAAGCTGCCACGGCTGGCATCAAAGTCATTATTTGTATAACGGAAGGTATTCCTGTACAAGACATGGTAAAGGTGAAGGCTTATATCAATAATTATGACTGTCGTCTGGTAGGGCCTAACTGTCCTGGTGTCATCACTCCTGGTGAAGCCAAATGTGGCATTATGCCCGGTTTTATTCACAACCCTGGTAAAATTGGGATTGTTTCCCGTTCAGGTACCTTGACCTATGAAGCAGTAGACCAGGTCACCAAGGCAGGTCTTGGCCAATCGACTTGTATTGGTATTGGGGGTGACCCTATCGTTGGAACAACGACCAAAGACGCTGTAGAGCTATTGATGAATGATCCTGATACAGAAGGTATTATCATGATCGGAGAGATAGGCGGAAGCATGGAAGCTGATGCGGCACGTTATATAAAAGCATATGGCACCAAGCCTGTTGTTGGTTTTATCGCTGGACAGACGGCGCCTAAGGGCCGTACCATGGGCCATGCTGGCGCAATCATCGGCGGCGCAGATGATACCGCCGAAGCCAAAATGAAGATCATGAGAGAATGTGGTTTGCATGTGGTCACTTCGCCTGCCGAAATCGGAGAGACGATGGCTGCTTTGCTCAGAGGATAA
- a CDS encoding septum formation initiator family protein, producing MAMQNNPLQPIIDQLPKPFRNRYFLVLVVFFTWMFFVDKHDIMTVWSLQRTVNKLEADKMYYTKKTEEAKQERLDLEVNKEKFARERYFMQKSDEDVYIIVDEEE from the coding sequence ATGGCAATGCAAAATAATCCTTTACAGCCTATTATTGATCAATTACCTAAACCCTTTAGGAATAGATACTTTTTGGTATTGGTCGTGTTTTTTACTTGGATGTTTTTTGTAGATAAACACGATATCATGACGGTTTGGAGTTTGCAAAGGACCGTCAATAAGTTGGAAGCGGATAAGATGTATTACACCAAAAAGACAGAGGAGGCCAAACAAGAGCGTTTGGATTTGGAGGTTAATAAGGAAAAGTTTGCCAGGGAACGCTATTTTATGCAAAAATCAGATGAAGACGTCTATATTATTGTAGACGAGGAAGAATAA